A genomic region of Columba livia isolate bColLiv1 breed racing homer chromosome 24, bColLiv1.pat.W.v2, whole genome shotgun sequence contains the following coding sequences:
- the BCL9L gene encoding B-cell CLL/lymphoma 9-like protein isoform X3 has translation MVLWARQRGRRQAHQQCTQAAEAVLQGRADSILAYHQQNVPRAKLDQAPAPKVLGVAEPLPVNPPAANTPQSQPPAPPVSQPPPQPPPPQPPPQTISQTPLPAASSLPQEGTSEDVRRDLTPNSLGNNSGSNQAGSNHPNTPTASTNTMQPGQVDSSATSSSSLLGEGPAPGLPGNGQAGLGPRNPLNSEGLSKEQLEHRERSLQTLRDIERLLLRSGEAEPFMKPGQNAGEGGTAPLPQAAPAQSAAPPASMKKYEEPLQSMISQTQSLGGPSLEHEVPHHPGADMGQQMNMMMQRLNQDSLTPEQVAWRKLQEEYYEEKRRKEEQISIHGRPMQEIMIPQSMGSMMMRGPPPPYHSKPGEQWPPGMGSQLRGPMDVQDPMQLRGGPPFPGPRFPGNQMQRVSGFGGMQNMPLDALGPMNAMQRPVRPGMGWSDDLPPMGGPGNFPQGSLPYPSGQGDPERFMNPRAREEILRHQLMEKRQVAMQRPMGMSGNSMGQGMEMERMIQAHRQMDPSMFAGQITGDSLSGAPMGMDFAGTRGMLSPPMSQSGLRDMDAPMGPGNLNMNMNVNMNMNMNLNVQMTPQQQMMMSQKMRGPDIMAHQGMSPEELARARAQNGNGSAMLGGPQKMMMPSQFPNQGQHGFSGGQGPYPNMPQEMGSGSDMFSPEQGTMPVGSIGGTTRLSHIPLPPASNPTPAQGGNLANMHPAPSRGLGRRPSDLTINISQMNSPSMGHLKSPTLSQVHSPLVTSPSANLKSPQTPSQMVSMPPSNQSGPLKSPQVMSSSLNVRSPTGSPSRLKSPSMAVPSPGWVPSPKATMPSPGVNQSKQTLGMNSSASMGGLDQGSLPPGPRSSSSAPASNTSSTMNPNMPFTSSPDPSPSQNPLSLMMSQMSKYAMPSSTPLYHNAIKTIATSDDELLPDRPMLPPGSMSGVTGNQPNQLHLNSVGPGSSQSPMGMNMPGQQPLSHEPPPTSMMSSPNPLGSNIPMHPSAPGAGVPPPNPMMLPPGPQDSLNQQCGPVPNSSQMIPSNQLVFPRMQQPHNTMPSPAGGMPMAPGAGGGPGMQQHYPPGMPMPPEDLPSQQPSQMPPQQHLMGKNIAPRIGEPYPPVLPGVASVLNDPELSEVIRPTPTGIPEFDLSRIIPSEKPSSTLQYFPKSDSQAPKSQPSNLHLMNLQNMMAEQPPVRPGMNVPGQQGVQRGLGVPMCHPGQVPMLGRTGMPPQQGMMGNSMHQGMMSPQQSLMAQQNFMLMQAKQRSMSVSGDMYAQTGHMMSPQGSLMGPPPQQNLMVTHQMRQRSVSLDSQMSYIPGPGNMANLPF, from the exons AtggtgctctgggccagacagCGAGGAAGACGACAAGCCCATCAGCAGTGCACACA GGCTGCAGAAGCTGTCCTGCAAGGCCGAGCTGACTCCATTCTGGCCTACCATCAGCAGAATGTCCCACGGGCAAAGCTAGACCAG GCACCAGCTCCTAAAGTGCTGGGGGTTGCCGAGCCGCTTCCAGTTAACCCTCCGGCTGCCAACACTCCACAGTCCCAGCCACCGGCACCTCCAGTGAGTCAGCCACCGCCGCAGCCGCCCCCTCCGCAGCCTCCGCCTCAGACCATCAGTCAAAcccccctgcctgcagccagcagcctgcCCCAGGAGGGGACAAGTGAAGATGTCCGGAGAGATCTGACTCCCAACTCTTTGGGGAACAACAGTGGCAGCAACCAGGCTGGAAGTAACCACCCAAATACGCCCACCGCGTCCACCAACACCATGCAGCCGGGGCAGGTGGACTCCTCCGCCACATCCAGCTCCAGCCTCCTCGGGGAGGGCCCAGCTCCAGGGCTGCCGGGGAATGGGCAGGCGGGCCTGGGCCCCAGGAACCCCCTGAACTCAGAAGGGCTCTccaaggagcagctggagcaccGGGAGCGCTCGCTGCAGACCCTGCGGGACATTGAGCGCCTGCTGCTGCGCAGCGGGGAGGCCGAGCCCTTCATGAAGCCCGGCCAAAATGCGGGTGAGGGCGGGACAGCCCCTCTGCCacaggcagcccctgcccagtcTGCTGCACCCCCCGCCAGCATGAAGAAGTACGAAGAGCCTCTGCAGTCCATGATCTCCCAGACCCAGAGCCTCGGTGGGCCCAGCCTGGAGCATGAGGTGCCCCACCACCCAGGCGCTGACATGGGGCAGCAGATGAACATGATGATGCAGCGACTGAACCAGGACAGCCTGACACCAGAGCAAGTGGCCTGGCGGAAGCTGCAGGAAGAGTATTACGAGGAGAAGCGGCGGAAAGAGGAGCAGATCAGCATCCACGGCCGGCCCATGCAGGAGATCATGATCCCGCAGTCCATGGGGAGCATGATGATGCGTGGGCCCCCCCCGCCCTACCACAGCAAGCCTGGGGAGCAGTGGCCGCcggggatgggcagccagctGCGGGGACCCATGGATGTGCAGGACCCCATGCAGTTGCGGGGAGGGCCGCCGTTCCCGGGGCCGCGGTTCCCTGGGAATCAAATGCAGAGAGTCTCTGGCTTCGGCGGGATGCAGAACATGCCCTTGGATGCCCTTGGGCCCATGAATGCCATGCAGAGGCCGGTCAGGCCTGGCATGGGGTGGAGCGATGATCTGCCTCCTATGGGAGGCCCTGGGAACTTCCCGCAAGGCAGCCTGCCCTACCCGTCAGGGCAAGGGGACCCCGAAAGGTTCATGAATCCCCGTGCCAGGGAGGAGATCCTGCGGCACCAGCTGATGGAGAAGCGCCAGGTGGCGATGCAAAGGCCCATGGGGATGTCCGGCAACTCCATGGGCCAGGGCATGGAAATGGAGAGGATGATACAGGCTCACAGGCAGATGGATCCATCCATGTTTGCTGGGCAGATAACGGGGGACAGCCTGAGCGGTGCCCCCATGGGAATGGATTTTGCAGGCACTCGGGGAATGCTGAGCCCCCCTATGAGTCAGTCGGGTCTTCGGGACATGGACGCACCCATGGGCCCTGGCAACCTCAACATGAACATGAATGTCAACATGAACATGAACATGAACCTCAATGTCCAGATGACCCCGCAGCAGCAGATGATGATGTCGCAGAAGATGAGGGGCCCTGACATTATGGCCCATCAGGGCATGAGCCCCGAGGAGCTGGCCAGGGCGAGGGCTCAGAACGGCAACGGCAGTGCAATGCTGGGGGGACCGCAGAAAATGATGATGCCCTCCCAGTTCCCCAACCAAGGACAGCACGGTTTCTCTGGTGGGCAAGGGCCTTACCCCAACATGCCCCAGGAGATGGGCAGTGGCTCAGACATGTTCAGCCCTGAGCAGGGCACCATGCCTGTCGGGAGCATCGGTGGCACCACCAGGCTCAGCCACATCCCTCTGCCTCCAGCCTCCAATCCCACCCCTGCGCAGGGGGGCAACCTGGCCAACATGCACCCGGCGCCTTCCCGGGGGCTGGGCCGCCGGCCCTCCGACCTCACCATCAACATCAGCCAGATGAACTCCCCTAGCATGGGTCACCTCAAGTCTCCGACCCTCAGCCAGGTGCACTCGCCACTGGTCACCTCCCCTTCTGCCAACCTCAAGTCCCCGCAGACGCCCTCGCAGATGGTCAGCATGCCACCTTCCAACCAGTCCGGGCCCCTCAAGTCCCCACAGGTGATGAGCTCCTCGCTTAATGTCCGGTCTCCAACTGGCTCACCAAGCCGCCTCAAGTCCCCTTCTATGGCTGTTCCTTCCCCTGGTTGGGTGCCGTCTCCCAAAGCCACCATGCCCAGCCCGGGAGTCAACCAGAGCAAGCAGACGCTCGGCATGAACTCCTCGGCTTCCATGGGAGGACTGGATCAGG GTTCTCTCCCTCCTGGGCCTCGGAGCAGCAGTTCCGCACCTGCCAGTAACACCTCCAGCACCATGAATCCCAACATGCCTTTTACTTCCTCTCCAGATCCATCCCCCTCACAGAACCCCCTCTCGCTGATGATGTCCCAGATGTCCAAGTACGCCATGCCCAGCTCCACACCGCTCTACCACAATGCCATCAAAACTATCGCCACCTCTGATGACGAGCTGCTGCCAGACAGGCCGATGCTCCCACCTGGAAGCATGTCAG gTGTGACGGGGAATCAGCCGAATCAACTGCACTTGAACTCTGTGGGGCCCGGATCCTCCCAGAGCCCCATGGGAATGAACATGCCCGGTCAGCAGCCCCTCTCCCACGAACCGCCCCCAACCTCCATGATGTCCTCCCCAAACCCGCTGGGCTCCAACATTCCTATGCACCCAAGCGCGCCGGGGGCAGGCGTACCCCCCCCGAACCCCATGATGCTGCCCCCGGGGCCCCAGGACTCATTGAACCAGCAGTGTGGCCCTGTACCCAACAGCTCGCAGATGATTCCTTCCAACCAGCTGGTGTTCCCCCGCATGCAGCAGCCCCACAACACCATGCCGTCCCCCGCCGGCGGCATGCCCATGGCCCCTGGCGCGGGAGGTGGCCCTGGTATGCAGCAGCACTACCCACCAGGGATGCCCATGCCGCCCGAGGAccttccctcccagcagcccagccagatgcccccccagcagcacctgaTGGGCAAGAACATCGCCCCGCGGATCGGCGAGCCCTACCCGCCCGTGCTTCCTGGCGTGGCGTCTGTGCTGAACGACCCCGAGCTCAGCGAGGTGATCCGCCCCACGCCCACAGGGATCCCTGAGTTCGACCTGTCCAGGATCATCCCCTCCGAGAAGCCGAGCAGCACCTTGCAGTATTTCCCCAAGAGTGACAGCCAAGCGCCCAAATCGCAGCCTTCCAACCTCCACCTCATGAACCTGCAGAACATGATGGCTGAGCAGCCCCCGGTGCGGCCAGGTATGAACGTCCCTGGGCAGCAGGGCGTGCAGCGGGGACTCGGCGTGCCCATGTGCCACCCCGGACAGGTGCCCATGCTGGGCAGGACAGGCATGCCGCCCCAGCAAGGCATGATGGGCAACAGCATGCACCAGGGCATGATGTCCCCGCAGCAGAGCCTGATGGCCCAGCAGAACTTCATGCTGATGCAGGCCAAGCAGAGGAGCATGTCCGTGTCGGGGGACATGTATGCTCAGACAGGACACATGATGTCACCTCAGGGCTCTCTCATGGGGCCCCCGCCTCAGCAGAACCTCATGGTCACACACCAGATGAGGCAGAGGAGCGTCTCCCTGGACAGCCAGATGAGTTACATCCCTGGGCCCGGGAACATGGCGAACCTGCCTTTCTAA